Proteins found in one Bacteroidota bacterium genomic segment:
- a CDS encoding elongation factor Ts has translation SKKVADHQVAKDVAMQVAAMSPIAVDKEDVPQDVADKELEIGRIQAKNEGKPENMLDKIAMGKLSKFYKESTLLNQEFIKDSKQTIKQYLQNADKELKVLKFIRYSLKD, from the coding sequence CAGCAAGAAAGTTGCAGATCATCAGGTTGCCAAGGACGTAGCCATGCAGGTTGCAGCAATGAGCCCTATAGCCGTTGATAAAGAAGATGTTCCTCAGGATGTTGCTGATAAGGAATTGGAAATCGGCAGAATTCAGGCAAAAAACGAAGGCAAACCCGAAAATATGCTTGACAAAATTGCTATGGGGAAACTAAGCAAATTCTATAAAGAATCAACCTTGTTGAACCAGGAATTTATTAAAGATTCCAAGCAGACTATAAAACAGTATCTTCAAAATGCTGACAAGGAATTAAAAGTCCTGAAATTCATCAGATACTCCTTAAAAGACTAA
- the pyrH gene encoding UMP kinase: MIKYKRILLKLSGEALMGESQQGIDTERLTEYASQIKEIADLGVEVGIVVGGGNIFRGLKGVDKGYDRVKGDYMGMLATVINGLAIQSALENLGAKARVLTAIRMEPVGEGYSKQKVMEAFSNHEVVIFSAGTGNPFFTTDTASALRAVETEAQVLLKGTRVDGVYTADPEKDKTATKFDEITFKEAYSRGLNIMDLTAFTLCRENNLPIIVFDMNQKGNLKKIISGEKVGTIVKN; this comes from the coding sequence ATGATAAAATATAAGCGGATATTGCTAAAATTAAGTGGTGAAGCCCTGATGGGCGAATCCCAGCAAGGTATAGATACGGAAAGGCTCACAGAATATGCCTCACAGATTAAAGAAATTGCAGACCTGGGTGTTGAAGTCGGTATTGTTGTCGGTGGGGGCAACATATTCAGAGGCCTGAAGGGCGTTGACAAAGGGTACGACCGGGTTAAAGGAGATTATATGGGCATGCTGGCCACGGTGATCAACGGATTGGCCATACAGTCTGCCCTGGAGAACCTGGGCGCCAAAGCCAGGGTACTCACGGCCATCCGGATGGAACCGGTTGGCGAAGGCTACAGCAAACAAAAAGTCATGGAGGCCTTTAGCAATCATGAAGTTGTGATTTTTTCAGCCGGTACAGGCAATCCGTTTTTCACCACCGATACAGCTTCGGCCCTGCGCGCTGTTGAAACCGAAGCCCAGGTTTTGCTGAAAGGAACCAGAGTGGATGGGGTTTATACCGCCGATCCTGAAAAAGACAAGACCGCAACCAAGTTTGACGAAATCACTTTTAAAGAAGCTTACAGCCGCGGACTGAACATCATGGACCTTACAGCATTCACCCTTTGCCGGGAGAATAATTTGCCTATCATCGTATTCGATATGAACCAAAAAGGAAACCTGAAAAAAATTATTTCAGGGGAAAAAGTTGGAACGATAGTAAAAAATTAA
- the frr gene encoding ribosome recycling factor encodes MDEEVQLYLDDAKEKMKKAILHLEAELVKVRAGKASPQMLEGVHADFYGVSTPITQMANINTPDSRTLLLQPWDKNTIESINKAILAANIGLTPVVQSDTIRINIPVPTEERRKLLAKQARSEAEVARVSLRNTRREILEDLKKIEKEGTPEDAIKEAEEVVKKMIDTYNKKVDALLEQKEKDIMTV; translated from the coding sequence ATGGATGAAGAAGTTCAATTATACCTGGATGATGCCAAAGAGAAAATGAAAAAGGCCATATTGCACCTTGAAGCCGAACTCGTCAAAGTCAGGGCCGGAAAAGCCAGCCCACAGATGCTCGAAGGTGTACATGCCGATTTTTATGGGGTTTCAACCCCTATTACCCAAATGGCAAACATTAACACCCCCGATTCAAGGACTCTGCTGTTACAACCTTGGGATAAAAACACCATCGAATCCATCAACAAAGCCATACTTGCTGCCAATATCGGATTGACTCCCGTGGTTCAAAGCGACACAATCCGGATCAATATCCCGGTACCAACCGAAGAAAGAAGAAAATTGCTGGCCAAACAAGCCCGTTCCGAAGCCGAAGTTGCCAGGGTCAGCCTTCGTAACACCCGACGGGAAATACTTGAAGATTTGAAAAAAATCGAAAAGGAAGGCACTCCCGAAGATGCTATCAAGGAAGCTGAAGAAGTGGTAAAAAAGATGATTGATACCTACAACAAGAAAGTTGATGCCTTATTGGAACAAAAAGAAAAAGATATCATGACCGTTTAA
- a CDS encoding radical SAM/SPASM domain-containing protein has translation MNSFPPQFIDALHFLSSLSLKKISNYFRLLFAYFAGSRGWKFKVKTMPSGLSVEPTGFCNLKCPECPNGRGELTRKKGNMDFNLYQSVIEQASPYLVSIILYFQGEPFLCPSMLRMIRLARKKNIYTITSTNGQCIDSPLARKIVESGLDRIIVSVDGTTQEVYEQYRRGGSLEKALGAISALSAWKKKLKSDRPFIVFQFLVTAQNEHQMQEAKKLAASTGADKIEFKSLQVYDLNGSGKFLLPENERYSRYRKDGQGNYEIKKKMKNRCRRVSTTAVITCEGNMVPCCFDKDGNHALGNVNENSVEAIWVGEKLNKFRQKILNDRCSIPICCNCTE, from the coding sequence ATGAATAGTTTTCCTCCTCAATTTATTGATGCCTTACATTTTTTATCTTCTTTGTCTTTAAAGAAAATCAGCAATTATTTCCGTTTGTTGTTCGCTTATTTTGCGGGTTCCCGGGGCTGGAAATTCAAGGTAAAAACTATGCCTTCCGGTTTGTCTGTTGAGCCTACCGGTTTCTGTAATCTTAAGTGTCCGGAATGTCCAAACGGGAGAGGGGAGCTTACCCGTAAAAAAGGGAATATGGATTTCAATTTATATCAGTCTGTCATTGAACAAGCTTCTCCTTATCTGGTCAGTATTATTTTATATTTCCAGGGAGAACCTTTTTTATGCCCTTCCATGCTCAGGATGATCAGGCTGGCCCGGAAGAAAAATATTTATACCATTACCTCTACCAACGGGCAGTGTATTGATTCTCCCCTGGCCCGCAAAATTGTGGAAAGCGGCCTTGACCGGATAATTGTTTCCGTAGACGGCACCACACAGGAGGTTTATGAGCAATACCGAAGGGGCGGTTCCCTGGAAAAAGCGCTGGGCGCCATTTCGGCACTTTCTGCCTGGAAGAAAAAGTTAAAATCGGACAGGCCCTTTATTGTTTTCCAGTTCCTGGTGACTGCCCAAAACGAGCATCAGATGCAAGAAGCAAAGAAACTGGCTGCTTCAACCGGAGCCGACAAAATTGAATTCAAATCATTGCAGGTTTATGACCTGAACGGGAGCGGCAAATTTCTGTTGCCTGAAAATGAAAGGTATTCGCGTTACCGCAAAGATGGGCAGGGAAATTATGAAATAAAGAAAAAAATGAAAAATCGTTGCCGGAGAGTCTCTACCACTGCGGTGATTACCTGTGAAGGCAATATGGTCCCCTGTTGCTTTGACAAAGATGGAAACCATGCTTTAGGCAATGTCAATGAAAACAGCGTTGAGGCGATTTGGGTAGGAGAGAAGCTAAATAAATTCAGGCAAAAGATATTAAACGACCGCTGCAGCATACCCATTTGCTGCAATTGTACGGAATAA